The Syntrophaceae bacterium DNA segment CGCGTCCGGTCTCCCGTGAAGGATATGACGGCCCGGGGATGCGATTCCAGCCCCGCGCCGTACCACTCGTACTGCTCCTCCAGGAGGACGAAGCCCCCGTCCTCCTGGACCCGGAAAAGGTCCAGGACAGGCGTTCCATCGGAGGAGTGGGTGTATTTCAACTGAAAGACATCCCCCGGCCTGACGGGTATCTCCCGGAGTATGCCGCCTTCCGGATGGCGAAGGATCTGGAGGAAAAGCGAATCCGCACCCGCCTCCGTCCAGGAGGAAAGCAGCATCAGAACTGCCCCCAGGAGCCATGTCGTTATCTGCTTCATTGGAGGAAAAAAGCCCGGCCGGCGTGATTCCGGCCGGGTGAGGGATCTTACTTGAGGGCTTTGACTTCCCGGAAGTACCGGATTGCGCCCGGATGCAGCGGGATCGGGCTGTTGACGGCGTTTGCCGGCGTCAGCTGCGCGGCGACCGGGTGGATGTTGACAAGGGCGAATTTGCCTGTCTTGACGTTGCTGAAGATGGCCTTGGTGATCTTGTAGGCCACGTCGTCGGACATCTTTTGGTTGGCCACCAGGACGTTGGAGTCGCCGAGGCACAGGACCTCTTTATCCTGTCCGGGATAGGTTTTTGCCGGGATGGGGATCTTGATGTAGTAGGGATATTTCTTGACGATCCGGTCGGCCATGGACCGATCGACGGGGATCAGCACGATATCCCGGGAGGAGGCCAGGTCCAGGACCGCGGCGCCCGGGTAGGCGAAGTTGAAGAACACGGCGTCCACGACCCCGTCCTTCAGGGCCTGGACGGATTCGTTCTGCGAGAGGTTGGCGATGGTGATGTCCTTGTTGAGCTTGAATCCGTGCTCCTCGAGGATGATCTTCGCCATGTTGGCGCAGCCGCTGCCGGGGACGTCGATGGAGACCTTCTTTCCCTTCAGGTCTTTGATGGACCGGATTCCGGACTGCTTCGTCGTCACAATGTGCTCCGGCGCCGGGTACATCTGGAAAAGGGCCACGAGAGGGTACTTCTGCTTGAAGGGATCCTTGCCGAGGGTGGCGTTGTAGGCGATGCTGCCCATCACCATGCCCATGTCCGATTCGCCGCCGCCGACGAGACGAGTGTTCTCGACGGAGGCGCCCGTGGATTCCGAGGCACAGCGGAACCCGTCCACGGTCTTTTCGATGATGACGGCCATGCCGCCGCCGAGGGGATAGTAGGCGCCGCCGGGGCTTCCCGACGAAAGGGTGAGGAAGGTTTTTTTCTGTGCCAGGGCGTCGCCGCCGGGGACCAGCGCCAGGACCAGCATGAAGGCCGCGATACACAGGAAAGCTCTCTTCATGATTCCACCTCCTTCGATTTTTATGCGTTTTTCAATATCGTTTGTATTCAAATATGTCGAGCCTTTTCCGGTCCCGGAGGCATTCTAAGGATCGGGGCATGGCGGATGGCTTCGGCAGGGCATGGTGCCGTACACAGCTTTTGCCTTCCCCGCCGCCGCCGCCCCGTGCTATATAGACGCATCCTGAACGGGAGGTCGGACAATGAAGAGACGGTATGCATGGAAGGCCGCCATGATGTTGCTGTGCGCGGTGCTCGTTTCCGGGTGGAGCGGCGTCTCCCTTGCCCAGCCGCCGGTCGGGGGGACCCTGCCCGAATTCACGCTGTCCGCACCGAAGGACGGCGGCGAGAAAAGCTACCTGGGCCTGTCCTGGCTCAACCGGTCGTTCCGGATTCCCGAGCTGAAGGCCCAGGTCGTGATCGTCGAGATTTTCAGCATGTACTGCCCCTATTGCCAGGCGGAGGCGCCCAAGGTGAATCAGCTCTACGGGATGATCGAGGGCAACCCGGTCCTGAAGGGAAAGATCAAGATTCTCGGCATCGGGGTCGGCAATTCACCCTACGAAGTAGGCGTCTTCAAAAAGAAGTACAACATTCCCTTTCCCCTCTTCCCCGACGGGGACTTCCGGATCCACAAGCTCATGGGTGAGGTGCGGACTCCCTACTTCATCGGGGTGAAGATCGGTTCCGACGGCTCCCATTCGGTCTTTTACTCGAAACTGGGGGCTTTTGACAGCGCCGATTCTTTCCTTAAATCCGTGATCCGGCTGTCGGGACTCCAGTAGGAGGTGAACGCCATGCTGCAAAGAAAAACCGTCTGGATCTGGGTTGCCGCAGCCTTCGTGCTGCTTTTCTCCGCCCGGGAGGCGCCTGCACTGTCGGAGGCCTACAAGGGCAACATCTACAACCCCGGGATTCTCAAGCCCACCGACAGCAGGCTCAAGGTGAGCGTCGGCCGGGCGGCCCCGGATTTCACGCTGCCGTCGGTCGGAGGCGAACGGGTGACCCTCGGCTCCTATCGGGGAAAGAAGAACGTGGTCCTTTCCTTCGTTCCCGCCGCCTGGACCCCCGTGTGCTCCGACCAGTGGCCGGGGTACAACATCGTGAAGGATCTTTTCGACGGGCATGACGCGGTTCTCCTGGGCATCACCGTGGACAACATTCCCACCCTTTTCTCCTGGACGAACCAGATGGGGAAGCTGTGGTTCCCGGTCCTGTCGGACTTCTGGCCCCACGGGGCCGTGGCGGAACGCTACGGCGTCCTCCGCACCGATGGAACCACCGAGCGGGCCCTGTTTGTCATCGACAAACAGGGCGTCATCCGGTACATCGACGTCCATGACATCAACCAGAGGCCGTCCCTGGAGGCGCTGGTGACGGAGCTGGAGAAACTTCGCTGAAGTCCGGCCATGATGTGCGGCGAAGCGGGCGTTTTGTCCGCCGGCGCCGGGGAGGATCTTATGGGGGGCGAAAAGGTGACCCGCCGGCAGAAGGACGTCTCGCGGCTGCTGCGGGAAAAGAAGAAGGTCCAGCGCGACAAGATTACGAAGACAAAGAAGAAGTAGAATATCATGACGCATGCATCCTGGTCGGAGGCGGACCTGCGCCAGATGGCAGAGTCCGGTCTCTCCGTGGAGAAGATGGAAGAACAGCTGGCCCGGTTCCGAACGGGCACGTCGCCGCTTCGGCTGGACAGACCCTGCACCGCGGGAGACGGGATCCTCGTCCTTCCTCCCCAGGAGCGGGAACGGTGCGAGCGGGCTTTCGAAGAACCGGTCTGTGCGGGGCGCGTGATGAAGTTCGTTCCCGCCTCCGGGGCTGCGAGCCGCATGTTCCGGGACTGGCACCGGGCCTGTTCGGAGAGGGGATTTGCGGGAGAAGGGGAAGATGCGTCCTTTCTGGAATCGCTGCATGACTACGCCTTTTACGACGATCTCAAGTCCCGGGTCGCCGCCCGGGGCTGCTCGCTGGACGAATGGCGCGCCGGGGGGCAATGCCCGGAGATCCTCGACGTCATCCTCAAGCCGGAGGGGCTTGGTTACGGCTCCCTCCCCAAGGCCCTCCTGAAATTCCACGATTACCCCGAGGGAAGCCGCACGGCCCTGGAGGAACACCTGGCGGAGGCCGCCCTTTATGTCCGGGACGCCGCGTCCGTCTGCCGTATCCACTTCACCGTCTCGCCGGAGCACCGGACCCTCGTTGAAGATCACCTGAAAGAGGCCGTCGCCGCCTGCGAGCGCCGGTTCGGAGTCGGCCTGCAGGTGGGCCTGTCGGTTCAGGATCCCTCCACGGACACCATCGCCGTGGATCCGGAGAACCGGCCGTTCCGGGGAGACGACGGGCGCCTCGTATTCCGTCCCGGGGGCCACGGATCCTTGCTGAAGAACCTGGACTCCCTCGACGCAGACATCGTTATCCTGAAGAATATCGACAATGTGGTGCCCGATCGCCTCAAGGAGCCCACGGTCCGGTGGAAAAAGATCCTGGGCGGGTTTCTGGCGGACCTCGAGCGGGATCTGCACCGCCTTCTCCGCCGCATCGAGGAAGGCGCCCTGGGGCCCGCGGAGATGGAAGGCATGGTCCGCTTCTGCCGGGAGCGGCTCCATGCGCCGATGCCTCCGGAAGTGGCGGCAGCCCCGCCGGAGATTACGGAGGCGTGGCTGTTTGCGCGGATGAACCGCCCGCTTCGGGTCTGCGGCATGGTGAGGAATGAGGGCGAGCCGGGCGGGGGTCCCTTCTGGGTGTCCGGCGCAGGCGGTGCCCCGTCCCTGCAGATCGTCGAGGAATTCCAGGTGGATCGCTCGGACGCCGGACAGCGGGCCGTCTGGGAAGCCGCCACTCACTTCAATCCGGTGGATCTGGCGCTGACTTTACGCGATTTCCGGGGGGAGCGGTTCGAACTGAACCGGTTTGTGGATTCCGCAGCCGTATCCATCACGCGGAAGTCGGAGAAGGGAAGGGACCTGAAAGCCCTGGAGCTGCCCGGGCTCTGGAACGGTGCCATGGCCTTCTGGAACACGATCTTCGTGGAAGTCCCCCTGGAGACCTTCAATCCCGTCAAGGTCGTGGAGGATCTCCTCCGGCCCCAGCACCGCCGAACCTGAACGTTTTTTCACTTGATATTCATCGGTTTGTTTGCCATGTTTTCGCCGTTTTGGGGGGGAAGCCGGCGGTCCGCGCGGAGGATGGTCAGGAAACGCGATGTGGAGCCGGCGCCGCCCGGCAGCATCTCATCGCATGCGATATCCATGGAAATGAACGGATTCATGAAACGGAAGGGCAGTGGAAGACGAAATTTGCCGGGTCCCGGATGGCCGTCACGGTCGGCTTCCAGGTATTGAAAAGTAAGGAGGCATGATGGCCGAACAGGCAGGCGGGCGGATCCGGGTAGGGATTGTCATGGGGGGACTCTCCTCCGAGAAGGAGGTGTCCCTGGAGAGCGGGCGCAACATCTTCAGCAAGATCGACCGGAAAAAATACGACCCCACGGCGATCTTCATGGACGGCGAGGCCCGTTTCTGGGAGATCCCGGTCAAGCTGATCATGCGCAACAGTACGAAGGACATCGAGGAGGACCTAGCCGGGGAGGCGTCCCTCATTCCATATGAGACACTCCGGGAGCGCTTTGACGTCCTGTGCATCGGCCTTCACGGAAAATACGGGGAGGACGGGTGCCTCCAAGGACTTCTGGAACTGCTCCAGGTGCCGTACACGGGATCGGGTGTCCTGGCCTCCGCCCTGGGCATGGACAAGGGCGTCTGCCGGAGGCTTCTTGCGGCCGGCGGGATCGATGTCCCGCAAACCGTTGCCGTGACCGCGGCCCGCTGGGCGGCGGATTCCGAGGCGGTCATGAAAGAAATCGGCGAAACCGCTGGTTTCCCCTGCGTCGTCAAGCCCACCCGGGAAGGGTGCAGCACGGCCGTCAAGAAAGTGGTCTCGGCGGCAGGGATCCCGGACGCTCTCGCGGACGCCTTCACGTGGGACAACACGGCCCTGGTGGAGGAATTCCTTTCCGGCATCGAGGTCACCTGCGGCGTACTGGGGTCGGAAGCGCCCGAGGCGCTCGTTCCGTCCGAGACGATCCCCACGACGGAGATCCTCTCCCTGGAGGACAAGTTCCTGTATGGCCAGGGAGAGAACAAGACGCCCGCCCGGGTTCCCGACGATGTGCTCCAGCGGATCCGGGAGACGGCGGTCAGGGCCTTTCAGGTCCTGGACCTGAAGGGGTATGCCCGGATCGACATGTTCGTCCGTCCCGACGGCCGGGTGGCCGTCCTGGAACCCAACACCCTTCCGGGGATGACGCCTTCCACGGTTCTGTTCCACCAGGCGGCGGCGGCCGGAATCACCCAGGCCGGCGTCATCGACCGGATCATCCAGTCCGCCCTGCAGGATCACGCGGCCAAGCGAGGGCCCCTGTGAATGAACGGCCCGACCGCCACCGTTGAGCGCATCGGCCGGATCGTCCTGGAGAACGTCGAGGAACTGGGGAGGATCCTCCTCCTTTTCCTGTCGGCCCTGTCCTGGATGGTCCGCCCTCCCCTGAAGCCGCGCCACATCCTCAAGCAGATGGAATTCGTGGGTGTCAAGTCCATCTTCGTGGTGGTCCTGACGGGAACCTTCACGGGGATGGTCATGGCGCTCCAGGGATATCACGGATTCAGGATGTTTGCCGCGGAGAGCCTCGTCGGATCCACCGTGGCCCTCGGGATGACCCGCGAACTGGGACCGGTGCTGACGTCCCTCATGGTCACCGCCCGGGCCGGCTCCGCCATGGCGGCCGAGCTGGGCACCATGCGCGTCACGGAGCAGATCGACGCCCTGGCGGTCATGGCCGTCAATCCGGTGAAGCACCTAGTCGTACCCCGGCTCGTCGCCGGGGTCCTGATGGTTCCGCTCCTCACCGTCGTATCGGATTTCATGGGCATTCTCGGGGGATACTTCGTCGGGGTCCACATCCTGAACATCAACTCCGGCGCCTTCATGAAAAATATCTTCAAGTACGTAACCTTGGGTGATATCTACAACGGCCTGGTGAAAGCCGCGTGTTTCGGCCTACTGATGTCCCTCATCGGCTGTTACAAGGGTTTCAACACCCGGGGCGGCGCCGAAGGGGTAGGCCGGGCCACGACGGAAGCCGTGGTCCTGGCGTCCATTTCGATCCTGGTGAGCGACTACATCCTGACGGCGATCATGTTCTGAAATGATACAACTGGTTGATATTCATAAGTCCTTCGGAAAACAGAAGGTTCTCGACGGCCTGAACCTCACCGTCGAGGAGGGGAAGACGACCGTCATCATCGGCCGCAGCGGGGGTGGCAAGAGCGTCCTCCTGAAGCACATCATCGGCCTAATCCGCCCGGACCGGGGGCAGGTGCTTGTCGACGGGGAAGACATCACCATCCTGAACGACAAGGACCTCAACGAGGTCCGCAAGAAGTTCGGCATGCTCTTCCAGGAAGCGGCCCTCTTCGATTCCATGAACGTGGCGGAGAACGTGGCCTTTCCCCTCCGCGAGCACACAAAGATGTCCAACGGGGAAATCATGGACGTCGTTCGCGACCGGCTGGGCGCGGTGGGGCTGTCCGGGGTGGAGGAGAAGATGCCCTCGGAGCTGAGCGGCGGCATGAGGAAGCGCGTGGGGCTGGCCCGGGCGCTGGCGATGCGGCCGCAGATCATCCTCTTCGACGAGCCCACGACGGGACTGGACCCCGTCATGACGGAGGCCATCAACCAGCTCATTGTCGAGACCCAGCGGGCCTTCAATCTGACCTGCGTGGTCATCAGCCACGATATCCAGTCGGTCTTCGAGATCGGCCACCGCGTCGCCATGCTTTATGAAGGCCGGATCATCGAATTCGGGACACCGGAGGAAGTCCGGGCGTCCCGCAACCCCGTGATGGTCCAGTTCCTCACGGGAAGCACGGAAGGGCCCATTCAGATCCTGTAAAGGAGCGCCGGGCGGACCGCCGCGCGCGGGAGGTTTGCATGACATCCATCAGCACGGAAGCAAAAGTGGGGCTTTTCGTCCTCGCGGGCATCATCATCCTGGCCTTCATGTCCTTCCAGGTCTCCCAGCCGGGATTCGGACTGAAGCGGGGCTATACGATCAAGGTGGTCTTCGAGAACGCGGCGGGCCTTGACAAGGACGCCTCCATCCAGGTGGCCGGCGTCGAGGTGGGACGGGTCGAGTCCATCGCCCTCGAGGAAGGGAAAGCCCTCATCACCCTGCGAATCAAGTCGGACGTGAAGCTTCCCAAGGATGTGACGGCCTCCATCCGGACCCATGGACTCCTGGGGGATAAATACGTCGAGCTTTCCGCCGGGACCAAGGGAAACGGCAATCTTGAAGAGGGAGAGCAGATCGCCTACGTGGAGCGCCAGGCCGACGTGGACAAGCTGATCCATCAGATCTCCGGGATCTCCGAGGATATACGGGGCGTTACGACGACCCTGAACAAGGTCCTGGGCGGCAAGGCGGGCGAGGAAGCCGTGGGGGACATCGTCGGCAGCATCCGGCAGCTGGCCGTTAATCTCAACGCCGTCGTGAAGAACAATGAGCGGACCCTTCACGCCATGCTGGAAAACGGCCGCATGCTGAGCGAAAACCTCAACAAGGTGGTGACCCAGAACGATCAGAAAATCGCCCAGGTGGTGGAGAACCTCCAGAGCGCCTCCAAGGAGATGGAGAAGACCTTTGCGTCCCTGAGCGAGGTTACCGAGGGGATCAAGAAAGGGGAGGGGACCGTCGGGAAGCTCCTGAAAGACGATGAAATGGCGGACCGGCTCAACAAGACCGTGGCCTCCCTGCAGGACGTCTCGGACAAGCTCAGCCAGGGGAAAGGCACCCTGGGAAAACTCATCAACGAGGATGAGACCGTGACCAACCTGAACACGGGCCTCACCGGCATCAACCGCTACCTGGCCAAGCAGGAGCAGTACCGGACCCACCTGGGCTACCGGGGCGAATACCTTTTCGAGAGCAACAACTGGAAGAGTTACGTGGACCTCCGGATCCAGCCCCGGGAGGATTATTTTTACATCCTGGGACTCGTGGCCGATCCGCGGGGCCGGAAATACATCCGGGATTACACGGTTAACGGCGTCACAAGCCGGGTGGAGGAATGGGACAAGAACGGACTCCTGTTCAACGCCCAGGTGGCCAAGCGTTACCGGGACGTCGTCCTCCGGGGCGGCATCTTCGAATCCACCGGCGGGGCGGGTCTTGACTACCTGGCCTTCAACGACCGCCTCAAGCTGACCTTCGAGGCCTTCGACTTCACCGACGACAACCGTCGAGCCCACCTGAAAGGGTACGGCGAGTGGCGCCTCCTCAAGTACCTTTACCTGACCGCCGGCTGGGACGATTTCATCAATTCGGACAACCGTTCCCCCTTCGTGGGATTTTCGATCCGTTTCGAGGACGACGACCTGAAGTACCTGATGACCTCGGCGCCGATTCCGAAATAAGGGACGGCGATGCGGACGGAAGGGTACAGCCCTTCCATGGGGCGGGCAGGCAACGCCGGACCGTCGTCCGCGCTCTCGAAGTTGCTGAAAGAAAAGATCTTTAGCAGTGCTCAAAGACGGGATGGAATGCATCAAACCGCTTGACACGGATGGGGAAAGCACTATATTACGACCGGCTTTACAACCCTCGTCCGTATACGGGGTGACGCTTATGGGTCGGTTCTTCACTCCCTCACAGGTTCAGGTCGCCGACGGCGCCTTCACCCAGGCGGAAAGCCTGGTGGGTCGTCACTTCCGGCTGACCGCGGAGGACATGAAGGTCCACCGGTACGATGTGAAAACCCTGGCTTTTCTCGAAAGCCACGAGGTGCGGGACGAGGCCTTCGCCCATCTGTGCAAGTATCAGGTCGGGCGGGAAAAGGAAGGCGCCGGGCAAGCGGCGGGGATGCACTTCTACCGGGTGTGCCTCCAGGACCACCGGATTCTCGACGCCGTGGAGAGGGGTACCTCTTTCATCCGGCTAAACCCCCTTCTCCTATACATCGCCGCCCACGAACTGGTGCATATCATCCGTTTCGATCGG contains these protein-coding regions:
- a CDS encoding MCE family protein yields the protein MTSISTEAKVGLFVLAGIIILAFMSFQVSQPGFGLKRGYTIKVVFENAAGLDKDASIQVAGVEVGRVESIALEEGKALITLRIKSDVKLPKDVTASIRTHGLLGDKYVELSAGTKGNGNLEEGEQIAYVERQADVDKLIHQISGISEDIRGVTTTLNKVLGGKAGEEAVGDIVGSIRQLAVNLNAVVKNNERTLHAMLENGRMLSENLNKVVTQNDQKIAQVVENLQSASKEMEKTFASLSEVTEGIKKGEGTVGKLLKDDEMADRLNKTVASLQDVSDKLSQGKGTLGKLINEDETVTNLNTGLTGINRYLAKQEQYRTHLGYRGEYLFESNNWKSYVDLRIQPREDYFYILGLVADPRGRKYIRDYTVNGVTSRVEEWDKNGLLFNAQVAKRYRDVVLRGGIFESTGGAGLDYLAFNDRLKLTFEAFDFTDDNRRAHLKGYGEWRLLKYLYLTAGWDDFINSDNRSPFVGFSIRFEDDDLKYLMTSAPIPK
- a CDS encoding peroxiredoxin; translation: MLQRKTVWIWVAAAFVLLFSAREAPALSEAYKGNIYNPGILKPTDSRLKVSVGRAAPDFTLPSVGGERVTLGSYRGKKNVVLSFVPAAWTPVCSDQWPGYNIVKDLFDGHDAVLLGITVDNIPTLFSWTNQMGKLWFPVLSDFWPHGAVAERYGVLRTDGTTERALFVIDKQGVIRYIDVHDINQRPSLEALVTELEKLR
- a CDS encoding TlpA family protein disulfide reductase, whose translation is MLLCAVLVSGWSGVSLAQPPVGGTLPEFTLSAPKDGGEKSYLGLSWLNRSFRIPELKAQVVIVEIFSMYCPYCQAEAPKVNQLYGMIEGNPVLKGKIKILGIGVGNSPYEVGVFKKKYNIPFPLFPDGDFRIHKLMGEVRTPYFIGVKIGSDGSHSVFYSKLGAFDSADSFLKSVIRLSGLQ
- a CDS encoding DUF4301 family protein; translation: MTHASWSEADLRQMAESGLSVEKMEEQLARFRTGTSPLRLDRPCTAGDGILVLPPQERERCERAFEEPVCAGRVMKFVPASGAASRMFRDWHRACSERGFAGEGEDASFLESLHDYAFYDDLKSRVAARGCSLDEWRAGGQCPEILDVILKPEGLGYGSLPKALLKFHDYPEGSRTALEEHLAEAALYVRDAASVCRIHFTVSPEHRTLVEDHLKEAVAACERRFGVGLQVGLSVQDPSTDTIAVDPENRPFRGDDGRLVFRPGGHGSLLKNLDSLDADIVILKNIDNVVPDRLKEPTVRWKKILGGFLADLERDLHRLLRRIEEGALGPAEMEGMVRFCRERLHAPMPPEVAAAPPEITEAWLFARMNRPLRVCGMVRNEGEPGGGPFWVSGAGGAPSLQIVEEFQVDRSDAGQRAVWEAATHFNPVDLALTLRDFRGERFELNRFVDSAAVSITRKSEKGRDLKALELPGLWNGAMAFWNTIFVEVPLETFNPVKVVEDLLRPQHRRT
- a CDS encoding DUF1850 domain-containing protein; translated protein: MKQITTWLLGAVLMLLSSWTEAGADSLFLQILRHPEGGILREIPVRPGDVFQLKYTHSSDGTPVLDLFRVQEDGGFVLLEEQYEWYGAGLESHPRAVISFTGDRTRVTVNRRLQELLLRVGRVSRQEILAGGDRIVLAELAPGGCLLRIRIARRGT
- a CDS encoding TAXI family TRAP transporter solute-binding subunit, whose product is MKRAFLCIAAFMLVLALVPGGDALAQKKTFLTLSSGSPGGAYYPLGGGMAVIIEKTVDGFRCASESTGASVENTRLVGGGESDMGMVMGSIAYNATLGKDPFKQKYPLVALFQMYPAPEHIVTTKQSGIRSIKDLKGKKVSIDVPGSGCANMAKIILEEHGFKLNKDITIANLSQNESVQALKDGVVDAVFFNFAYPGAAVLDLASSRDIVLIPVDRSMADRIVKKYPYYIKIPIPAKTYPGQDKEVLCLGDSNVLVANQKMSDDVAYKITKAIFSNVKTGKFALVNIHPVAAQLTPANAVNSPIPLHPGAIRYFREVKALK
- a CDS encoding ABC transporter ATP-binding protein, whose translation is MIQLVDIHKSFGKQKVLDGLNLTVEEGKTTVIIGRSGGGKSVLLKHIIGLIRPDRGQVLVDGEDITILNDKDLNEVRKKFGMLFQEAALFDSMNVAENVAFPLREHTKMSNGEIMDVVRDRLGAVGLSGVEEKMPSELSGGMRKRVGLARALAMRPQIILFDEPTTGLDPVMTEAINQLIVETQRAFNLTCVVISHDIQSVFEIGHRVAMLYEGRIIEFGTPEEVRASRNPVMVQFLTGSTEGPIQIL
- a CDS encoding D-alanine--D-alanine ligase, which encodes MAEQAGGRIRVGIVMGGLSSEKEVSLESGRNIFSKIDRKKYDPTAIFMDGEARFWEIPVKLIMRNSTKDIEEDLAGEASLIPYETLRERFDVLCIGLHGKYGEDGCLQGLLELLQVPYTGSGVLASALGMDKGVCRRLLAAGGIDVPQTVAVTAARWAADSEAVMKEIGETAGFPCVVKPTREGCSTAVKKVVSAAGIPDALADAFTWDNTALVEEFLSGIEVTCGVLGSEAPEALVPSETIPTTEILSLEDKFLYGQGENKTPARVPDDVLQRIRETAVRAFQVLDLKGYARIDMFVRPDGRVAVLEPNTLPGMTPSTVLFHQAAAAGITQAGVIDRIIQSALQDHAAKRGPL
- a CDS encoding ABC transporter permease, translating into MNGPTATVERIGRIVLENVEELGRILLLFLSALSWMVRPPLKPRHILKQMEFVGVKSIFVVVLTGTFTGMVMALQGYHGFRMFAAESLVGSTVALGMTRELGPVLTSLMVTARAGSAMAAELGTMRVTEQIDALAVMAVNPVKHLVVPRLVAGVLMVPLLTVVSDFMGILGGYFVGVHILNINSGAFMKNIFKYVTLGDIYNGLVKAACFGLLMSLIGCYKGFNTRGGAEGVGRATTEAVVLASISILVSDYILTAIMF